A genomic stretch from Etheostoma cragini isolate CJK2018 chromosome 8, CSU_Ecrag_1.0, whole genome shotgun sequence includes:
- the sema3e gene encoding semaphorin-3E isoform X2: protein MAECLRTVYLTLMLLYLVLLCTAHTAHSIYPRIRLSHKELMQLNRTWVFQGQGASLQPQTMFLDEGHERLYVGAKNTLFSLSLDQVNTHHKEIQWASTESQIHECLMKGRDKSECANYIKVLQQYNQTHLLVCGTGAFNPICVLVKVGHTGQDRFALEEDSIISGRGRCPYDPNSPCTSTLSSGELYIGLYTDYWENDGAFCRLNNQTYTRTERDDRQQLNEPKFVGSAIIPDNDDRDDDKVYFFFTERETDAEGGNKAVYTRVGRVCANDQGGQRMLVNRWSSFLKTRLICSVAGPNCIDTHFDELEDVFVLKNKDGKKPEVFGLFSTTSAVFKGYAVCVYHMDDIRAAFNGPFAYREKPEHHWTPYEDRVPYPRPGSCASKVNGGGFSSSKEFPDEVLRFVRSHPVMYRPVLPQHRRPVLLQTEPGRRKLTQIAVDRVQAQDGHYNVLYIGTDDSVVLKVITMYNKDTDTMEEVLLEELQVFKVAAPIKEIIISPKMQQLYVGSEVGVAQVRLHQCDLYGSECADCCLARDPYCAWDGLTCSRYYPAGVYTKRRFRRQDVRHGNAVQLCNGLQIDDEQWPRGEERLVYGVESNSTLLECVPRSLQAKVLWFLQQDKEKHEVRGDERIIMTSHGLLFLRVRSSDAGVYVCQTVEHGYVHTLLRISLHVLRGERVESAIHRANDEDGEKAAPLCHSSMGHSPGPSISPRALVPPSVPGPHSKLWYKEFLQLIGYGDAQRVEEYCERVWCSVKKRKKTKRKYVPPGGEKRGKGKGEENSHRAPRHTLDA from the exons ATGGCAGAGTGCTTAAGGACTGTGTATCTTACACTGATGCTGCTGTATCTTGTTCTGCTGTGCACGGCTCACACAGCCCACAGCATATACCCAAGGATACGGCTCTCCCACAAAG AACTTATGCAGCTCAACAGGACCTGGGTGTTCCAGGGACAAGGAGCGTCTCTTCAGCCCCAGACCATGTTTCTGGATGAGGGCCACGAGAGGCTTTATGTTGGGGCCAAGAATACTCTGTTCTCCCTTAGTCTGGACCAGGTCAACACACACCACAAAGAG attcaGTGGGCCAGTACAGAATCTCAGATCCATGAGTGTTTGATGAAGGGAAGGGATAAG TCAGAGTGTGCTAACTACATCAAGGTTCTGCAACAGTACAACCAGACCCATTTGCTTGTCTGTGGAACAGGAGCCTTTAACCCCATTTGTGTCCTGGTCAAAGTGGGACACACAGGGCAG GACAGGTTTGCTCTTGAAGAAGACAGTATCATAAGTGGCAGAGGACGCTGTCCATACGACCCCAACAGTCCATGCACGTCTACGCTCTCCA gTGGAGAACTGTATATTGGCCTGTACACTGACTACTGGGAGAATGATGGTGCTTTTTGTCGACTTAACAACCAGACCTACACACGCACAGAGAGAGACGACAGGCAGCAACTCAATG AGCCCAAATTTGTGGGGTCGGCCATTATTCCTGACAACGATGACAGGGACGATGATAAAGTTTACTTCTTCTTCACTGAACGAGAGACGGATGCTGAGGGAGGGAACAAGGCTGTGTACACTCGTGTGGGGCGAGTCTGTGCG AATGACCAAGGAGGACAGAGAATGCTGGTGAATAGATGGAGCTCCTTCCTGAAAACTCGTCTAATCTGCTCTGTGGCTGGACCAAATTGCATTGACACACACTTTGATGAACTTG aggaTGTGTTTGTGCTCAAGAACAAGGATGGAAAAAAACCAGAAGTCTTTGGCCTCTTTAGCACAACAAG TGCGGTGTTTAAAGGCTATGCAGTGTGTGTCTATCACATGGATGATATAAGAGCAGCCTTTAATGGTCCATTTGCCTACCGAGAGAAACCTGAGCATCACTGGACACCATATGAGGACAGAGTCCCCTACCCTCGACCTGGATCT TGTGCCAGTAAAGTGAATGGCGGTGGCTTCTCCAGTTCCAAGGAGTTTCCCGATGAGGTTTTGCGGTTTGTGCGCTCTCATCCTGTGATGTACCGTCCAGTCCTTCCCCAGCACCGTAGACCTGTCCTGCTGCAGACAGAGCCAGGCAGAAGAAAGCTGACCCAGATCGCTGTGGACAGAGTCCAAGCCCAGGATGGGCACTACAATGTTCTCTACATCGGCACTG ACGACTCAGTGGTGTTGAAAGTTATTACCATGtacaacaaagacacagacactaTGGAGGAGGTGCTGCTGGAAGAGCTGCAAGTATTCAAG GTGGCAGCACCAATAAAAGAGATCATAATCTCACCTAAAATG CAACAGCTGTATGTCGGGTCAGAAGTGGGTGTGGCTCAGGTGAGACTGCATCAGTGTGACCTCTATGGCTCAGAATGTGCTGATTGTTGTCTGGCCAGAGACCCCTACTGTGCCTGGGATGGTCTAACCTGCTCCAGATACTACCCTGCAGGGGTTTACACCAAAAG ACGATTCAGGCGGCAAGATGTTCGCCATGGCAACGCCGTCCAGCTGTGCAATGGGCTGCAAATTGATG atgaaCAATGGCCCAGAGGGGAAGAGAGGCTGGTGTACGGTGTGGAGAGCAACAGCACTTTACTCGAGTGTGTCCCTAGATCACTCCAAGCAAAAGTACTCTGGTTCTTACAGcaagacaaagagaaacatgAG GTTCGAGGTGATGAGCGGATTATCATGACCTCCCACGGGCTGCTGTTTTTACGAGTGAGAAGCTCCGATGCGGGTGTGTACGTGTGCCAGACTGTGGAACATGGATATGTGCACACATTATTACGCATCTCTCTACACGTGCTCAGAGGGGAGAGGGTAGAGTCAGCGATCCACAGGGCTAACgatgaggatggagagaaagcTGCACCTCTATGCCACTCCTCTATGGGCCACTCACCAGGCCCCAGTATCAGCCCCAGGGCTCTGGTGCCACCCTCAGTCCCAGGCCCCCACTCAAAGCTGTGGTACAAAGAGTTTCTCCAGCTGATAGGCTACGGGGATGCCCAGAGAGTAGAGGAGTACTGTGAGAGAGTGTGGTGCTCTGTTAAAAAACGTAAAAAGACCAAAAGGAAGTATGTTCCCCCGGGTGGCgagaagagagggaaagggaaaggagaggagaactCCCACCGAGCGCCCAGGCACACATTAGACGCCTGA
- the sema3e gene encoding semaphorin-3E isoform X1: MAECLRTVYLTLMLLYLVLLCTAHTAHSIYPRIRLSHKELMQLNRTWVFQGQGASLQPQTMFLDEGHERLYVGAKNTLFSLSLDQVNTHHKEIQWASTESQIHECLMKGRDKSECANYIKVLQQYNQTHLLVCGTGAFNPICVLVKVGHTGQDRFALEEDSIISGRGRCPYDPNSPCTSTLSSGELYIGLYTDYWENDGAFCRLNNQTYTRTERDDRQQLNEPKFVGSAIIPDNDDRDDDKVYFFFTERETDAEGGNKAVYTRVGRVCANDQGGQRMLVNRWSSFLKTRLICSVAGPNCIDTHFDELEDVFVLKNKDGKKPEVFGLFSTTSAVFKGYAVCVYHMDDIRAAFNGPFAYREKPEHHWTPYEDRVPYPRPGSCASKVNGGGFSSSKEFPDEVLRFVRSHPVMYRPVLPQHRRPVLLQTEPGRRKLTQIAVDRVQAQDGHYNVLYIGTDDSVVLKVITMYNKDTDTMEEVLLEELQVFKVAAPIKEIIISPKMQQLYVGSEVGVAQVRLHQCDLYGSECADCCLARDPYCAWDGLTCSRYYPAGVYTKSRRFRRQDVRHGNAVQLCNGLQIDDEQWPRGEERLVYGVESNSTLLECVPRSLQAKVLWFLQQDKEKHEVRGDERIIMTSHGLLFLRVRSSDAGVYVCQTVEHGYVHTLLRISLHVLRGERVESAIHRANDEDGEKAAPLCHSSMGHSPGPSISPRALVPPSVPGPHSKLWYKEFLQLIGYGDAQRVEEYCERVWCSVKKRKKTKRKYVPPGGEKRGKGKGEENSHRAPRHTLDA, translated from the exons ATGGCAGAGTGCTTAAGGACTGTGTATCTTACACTGATGCTGCTGTATCTTGTTCTGCTGTGCACGGCTCACACAGCCCACAGCATATACCCAAGGATACGGCTCTCCCACAAAG AACTTATGCAGCTCAACAGGACCTGGGTGTTCCAGGGACAAGGAGCGTCTCTTCAGCCCCAGACCATGTTTCTGGATGAGGGCCACGAGAGGCTTTATGTTGGGGCCAAGAATACTCTGTTCTCCCTTAGTCTGGACCAGGTCAACACACACCACAAAGAG attcaGTGGGCCAGTACAGAATCTCAGATCCATGAGTGTTTGATGAAGGGAAGGGATAAG TCAGAGTGTGCTAACTACATCAAGGTTCTGCAACAGTACAACCAGACCCATTTGCTTGTCTGTGGAACAGGAGCCTTTAACCCCATTTGTGTCCTGGTCAAAGTGGGACACACAGGGCAG GACAGGTTTGCTCTTGAAGAAGACAGTATCATAAGTGGCAGAGGACGCTGTCCATACGACCCCAACAGTCCATGCACGTCTACGCTCTCCA gTGGAGAACTGTATATTGGCCTGTACACTGACTACTGGGAGAATGATGGTGCTTTTTGTCGACTTAACAACCAGACCTACACACGCACAGAGAGAGACGACAGGCAGCAACTCAATG AGCCCAAATTTGTGGGGTCGGCCATTATTCCTGACAACGATGACAGGGACGATGATAAAGTTTACTTCTTCTTCACTGAACGAGAGACGGATGCTGAGGGAGGGAACAAGGCTGTGTACACTCGTGTGGGGCGAGTCTGTGCG AATGACCAAGGAGGACAGAGAATGCTGGTGAATAGATGGAGCTCCTTCCTGAAAACTCGTCTAATCTGCTCTGTGGCTGGACCAAATTGCATTGACACACACTTTGATGAACTTG aggaTGTGTTTGTGCTCAAGAACAAGGATGGAAAAAAACCAGAAGTCTTTGGCCTCTTTAGCACAACAAG TGCGGTGTTTAAAGGCTATGCAGTGTGTGTCTATCACATGGATGATATAAGAGCAGCCTTTAATGGTCCATTTGCCTACCGAGAGAAACCTGAGCATCACTGGACACCATATGAGGACAGAGTCCCCTACCCTCGACCTGGATCT TGTGCCAGTAAAGTGAATGGCGGTGGCTTCTCCAGTTCCAAGGAGTTTCCCGATGAGGTTTTGCGGTTTGTGCGCTCTCATCCTGTGATGTACCGTCCAGTCCTTCCCCAGCACCGTAGACCTGTCCTGCTGCAGACAGAGCCAGGCAGAAGAAAGCTGACCCAGATCGCTGTGGACAGAGTCCAAGCCCAGGATGGGCACTACAATGTTCTCTACATCGGCACTG ACGACTCAGTGGTGTTGAAAGTTATTACCATGtacaacaaagacacagacactaTGGAGGAGGTGCTGCTGGAAGAGCTGCAAGTATTCAAG GTGGCAGCACCAATAAAAGAGATCATAATCTCACCTAAAATG CAACAGCTGTATGTCGGGTCAGAAGTGGGTGTGGCTCAGGTGAGACTGCATCAGTGTGACCTCTATGGCTCAGAATGTGCTGATTGTTGTCTGGCCAGAGACCCCTACTGTGCCTGGGATGGTCTAACCTGCTCCAGATACTACCCTGCAGGGGTTTACACCAAAAG CAGACGATTCAGGCGGCAAGATGTTCGCCATGGCAACGCCGTCCAGCTGTGCAATGGGCTGCAAATTGATG atgaaCAATGGCCCAGAGGGGAAGAGAGGCTGGTGTACGGTGTGGAGAGCAACAGCACTTTACTCGAGTGTGTCCCTAGATCACTCCAAGCAAAAGTACTCTGGTTCTTACAGcaagacaaagagaaacatgAG GTTCGAGGTGATGAGCGGATTATCATGACCTCCCACGGGCTGCTGTTTTTACGAGTGAGAAGCTCCGATGCGGGTGTGTACGTGTGCCAGACTGTGGAACATGGATATGTGCACACATTATTACGCATCTCTCTACACGTGCTCAGAGGGGAGAGGGTAGAGTCAGCGATCCACAGGGCTAACgatgaggatggagagaaagcTGCACCTCTATGCCACTCCTCTATGGGCCACTCACCAGGCCCCAGTATCAGCCCCAGGGCTCTGGTGCCACCCTCAGTCCCAGGCCCCCACTCAAAGCTGTGGTACAAAGAGTTTCTCCAGCTGATAGGCTACGGGGATGCCCAGAGAGTAGAGGAGTACTGTGAGAGAGTGTGGTGCTCTGTTAAAAAACGTAAAAAGACCAAAAGGAAGTATGTTCCCCCGGGTGGCgagaagagagggaaagggaaaggagaggagaactCCCACCGAGCGCCCAGGCACACATTAGACGCCTGA